The nucleotide sequence AATGTCGCGCAGCGCGACAGCATAAACTCCCAGAATTTCATTATTTTATCTTGGCGGGGCGCGACGGTAACGTGATGTAGCTGTGGCGCGACGCCACAGCTCAAAATGACCAGACTCCTTCATTTTTTCTCCAGCTTCAGCTCTCAAAATTCTCCAAAAATAATTCTAACTCTTTTCaacctatgttgtcaaagacgcaaggtGCAGGCGAGGCGCATCAgcctcgcccggagcctaggcgcaaggcgcaaaaaaagcatGGGCTTTTTTAAGAAGAGCGTACATagggaaaaaatataaaaaatatgttatgctttgaaaataaataagattccacatatataattaaaaaaaaactattatacatgccatttaagatcatggagctaatagttagtagcaaaagtttaggacTTATATGTTGTAAGTTTTGAGTGTGTGAATAAAAGTCTCAAAAGGTGGTAAATACTTTGTCCCCACTTTGTCCCATATTGGTGTGGGGACAAAGTGAGTGGTTGTTTATAAGGTAAAGTCTTTACTACTCTATTGTagctttatgacatgttttaccacaagtcctacccgcgcgcaGGGGGGTgtgcaaaaatgagtttctgagctggaatttggttgaactcatgcggacacgaatgcagctccgaaaagcCCGGGCCCGCGTGAGGCAGTTTTTATTCGTACTCAGTTCAGTTTCGTTTTTTTTCCTGCTGCGTCTCAGGCCATTTTTGTGTGCCTTTTTTGCGCCTCAGgctatttttttcaaaaaaaactcatttttgcgcCTAGGCTGCCACAAGGCGCTATTGGTGCGCCTCGTTGCGCCCGggcgcctaggcgcgcgctttttgcgcttttgacaacatagttTTCAACTCGTTCCGGGACTTGGTGTTTCAGCATTTTGGCTCGTTTTCACTCCATTTTCAGCAATATTAAGTACCAAGACCTGGAAAACTCGAATTGATCAATAGTATGCATATTCTAACTAAAATGGAACTAAAAATAACGCAAAactatacaaactatacacgaataaaggatgtattttgcaatacatcaaatatccccacacttactcttttttcgtcctcgaaaaagaattatgcaacgaaATCAGAGATGAATAATCACTCGGGTCAaaagtatatttatattttattaaaaccaaagcttgcgttagccgcgattgcgaatatacttgtcCATTTAAACTCAAATCCGATCTtaagcccttatcatgtgaatttaatttaagtgcggtcagtctacctagggtctcacgctagaatctacagtccacctactcccgcctCAAACTTATAGAACtaaaggaacgatcactggaccaattcccaaccgtcttatatcaaaaccaagagaatttataatcaattttttttctttttccattttttatcgcttttctttctcttttttttttctatttttccaTGAGCGTAGACGTTACTTTCCCTAACCAAGAGGTATTCCGGCtctagagtcgctatccccaactcgaATTACTTAGGTTACGGTACTTTTTACTTTTCTTTGtaaggtcgatttcacacatcctagcggtaatccggttgtaaagtcactatccccaacccagactaCATAGAAATGCGCTAAtttcattcagtttctagctCATCCCTTTTCTATATTTTTTCACTGTTTTTTTATGATCACAAACTCTagcggttttaacttataacggtgccccttatactcTTATTGGCAGTTTCAAtttcccatatctcccaggcgaaaacccactagcagaccgacaattaaggtgtattaactcaaagggacttaaaaccaaacccgggcctatccacacAACCCTAACTAGACACAAGCTCGATTCAttttaatctcatattattattattcgaacccaagcaaaaactcatcttttctatcattttccgttttaatATGCAAACTTCTCATTTCAAAGgacatttttctgatttttctttttttttggatttttttcaattttttaattttttttttgtattttttcatatttaagactcgattatttacatgtatcccatccccacacttaaagattgcattgtccctaatgcaagaatgGAAATACGACTCAATACTACCTAAACACTAAAACGATAAATTAAgacgaaataaataaataaatataagggaaacgacttagctgatatgtgagactgtcaaagtgccagtcgtttccacataagccctccaattcgaaacgcgctcagcaaacaactcttaacctcggacacgcgaacgaaaACGGCTACTACAATCAACCTATCAATCACCATCAACAAACTAGCAAAACatatcataatatatatatatcatcaaAATATCATCAGTTTCAACCACATACCAACCCATCCTTCCCAACCAACCTGTTTAACGTGTATCAATATCTGTATAGACCAACAAATGAGGATCAAAACAGCATAAaagaaaaaatcaacaaaagatATAGTCAGCTGTTGCATCCTCATCATCCCCACACTAGTCCTGCTCCTCCTCGCTGGCAGACTCCTCACTGCCCTGCTGTCGTCCAGCTGCTCTAGAGCTACTCTCACCAAACACGCGGAATGGGGGATCCGGATCAAACCTCTCACCAGCACCAGCCGGGCCACCCTGCTGCCTCGGCTGAAAGAAGTCTGGGATCCTCATGTTGTGTGTAGTCATCATGTAACGGAGAGCATCATCCTGCCTCTCCTGACCCAACTGAATAGCCTCAATAAGATGCTCCAATCTGTCAAATCTCTGCTCCAAAGTAACTAAacctaggcatttcatcgaacatcTTATGTGCGTACCATCAATAaggcataatgtacaagtaattaagCACATCTTTCCTTGTTCATTCATGGatcatcataatcatttaatCTTCATATATTATCATTATAATCATATGTATTCTGTTTCTTATCaaattattcatcaaaatatctTCTACAACTCTACTTGAACATCAACATTACTCTAATTCACATATAAACTTCACCAATCCTTCACTTTCTTACAAATACCAAGTGGGTTTTAATCAAAACCTTCAATATGGTCAGAATCACTTTCTTACAAATACCAAGTGGGTTTTAATCAAAACCTTCAATATGGTCAGAATCAAACATATTACTACTTCTACATGTTAATATTATCTAACATTCATGTCAATTTCATACTACATTCATAGATTATACATAACCCACTTTATCATACATCACCTTGACTTACTTGATATTAAAAGAACACTAGATGATCATGAATCTTGATACATGCATCAATTTACACTTCAATTTCCCTTCCAATTTGATGAATTTaggatgttagggttttgaggggAAAGCTCCTCCTGGCCCCCTTCTCACGATCGCACACACACCCACATGAAGCACTGGACATTTTTTTGTTAAGGGTTTTAATTACATACTTTTTCATTTTGACCCCCTCATCATTTAGAACATGTCACTTTTCTCATATTTACATACTAACTTAGTAAACtttcatgcatatatataaaattttagaTTTGCTAAAATCTATTATTCTTAATAATGGTAAAAATTTATGTTTACCATTTCTTTTCGTCTAAGTATTGCGATTAAACATTATAATATGTCATAcgaaattttggggtgttacattaccATCAATACAAAAGTACACAATAGCTATCCATCAACTTGGTAAAACATAGTGCATGtttctcttttatttttttaagttttagcATAAAATATTCGGTAAGTTTAATTTATGATATATAGCATATTTCTTTTAACTTATGAAAATAAACAGGTTAAAGGGGTCAACCAGGCGGGAAGCACAGCCCGCTTAGTTAAACTTGTTCGCAGGTTCGACCGAAAACTGAACAGGACAAGTTTAAAGTAAACCCAAATCCATATTTTTGTGCTATATTTGTGTAATGTAAAAAAACTACTCTTAATTTTTTTTGTCAAAGATAGGCAAGTTCTCCTTGGTTTCTTACTTGTAATCGAAGACTGAAAATTAATAATCCTGTTTTTCCCAAATATAAAAGATCATTCTTtcattttttgtttgtttgaacTTTCATACTAGTGATAAGTGTTCAATTCTTTTATTACCTTTTCTATTAAAAATACATGAAGGTCACACCTCTGACAAACATAATATATCTAGTTCAAATATTAAATTCATATTTGAATTATATCTATTAGCATGTCAATGTTGATTGAAGGGGGGGTTTTAAGACTTCCTAAAACCCCTTTTGATCCACCCTAATACTTGTTTGTAATCTTGAGAAGTCTTCCCTACATCCTGCGCTATTGATACTCTCATGTTATACTATGTGCGGATGAGGATGGAGTGTCTTGGAAAGGCCATGCAGGAGATGACTCGAAACGTCTAGTTGGAACTTGCAATGATTCAAAGCTTCCTTCCAACATATCCACAACTTTATCTATGGACGGTCGATCAGATGGATCAGACTGAATGCACCACAGGCTCACTATCATCATCTTCCGAGCTAAttcctcttcctcttcatccCCAACTTGCTTGTATATCCAGTCTGGAAAATAGGCTTCACTCGAACTTGTCGAGCTAGAGTTATTGTATTTTCGTGCACCTGCCATATCAAGAACCAACATCCCATAGCTATACACATCAGATTTATGAGATGCGCCTCCAAAACTCCTGCAAAATACTTCAGGAGCCATGTATCCAGCGGTACCTCTCACACCCATTACAGACACAATACTCTCTTTCGTTTTGCACAACTTTGCAAGACCGAAGTCAGATATTTTTGGGACAAACTCTTCATCCAAGAGAATGTTGTGAGGCTTTATGTCGAAGTGCACAATTCTTGTGTTACAGCCTCGGTGAAGGTACTCTAGGCCGCGTGCAATCCCTTTTGCAATTTGGAACAATGTGTTCCAATCCAAGTTGGACCCATCGCCATGTAGAAACTTATCTAAGGATCCGTTTGGCATGAACTCATACAGTAGTGCTCTTTTCTTTCCTTCGATGCAGAAACCTAAAAGTGTGACTATATTGACATGAGAAGTTTTACTGATGCTCGCGACTTCATTAATGAAATCTTCTCCATCTCCATGAGCTCCGGTCAATAGTTTCACTGCAACTAGTCGCCCGTTATGCAACTTTCCTTTGTAAACACTTCCATACCCTCCTTGTCCCAGTTTCTCAAGAAACGAGTTTGTCATTTTCTTGATTTCTGAAAACTTGAATCTCTTAGGGGCAAGAGTTCCATAGTTCCTTATGAACATTTCTAACTGATGATTTGTTGCCTTTTGAGTTTCCAGTAACTTGTTTCCTCGATAGAGTATGATCAAAAACAACAGGAGCGTAATTCCCGTGATGCCACATGAAACACCTGCATGATATGTTTAGACTTTAGTTACCTGCATCTTAAAAAACTCATGTTTTTTGTTCGTGGACCCAATGCCCATAGATAAAAGTTATTCTGCGTAGTGCTTACCGGTTACAAGTTTCCATTTCTTGTAAAAGTTATTCTTCACAGATTCATT is from Helianthus annuus cultivar XRQ/B chromosome 9, HanXRQr2.0-SUNRISE, whole genome shotgun sequence and encodes:
- the LOC110889807 gene encoding LEAF RUST 10 DISEASE-RESISTANCE LOCUS RECEPTOR-LIKE PROTEIN KINASE-like 2.1, coding for MLTGTVHFPTIWCDRTQPLYEVCSQVVQCGNTTLHYPFWGLGRPAYCGHPGFEITCKNNVPILRYESLSFRILKIQMNQQTITIARDDLWSSFCTQYLYNTTYDSNLFNDDNFAQEDVTLYYGCDSSSGGHNFDCGDDTKNNSYFMATSMIVNNMLENSVKCTTQISVPVIQPFGDLLALTGAEVSDLRSALKAGFNLQWTANNDECDQCVQSGGRCGSNLQRSTLFVCYCANGNFSFTCNNLCQDTSEGSNESVKNNFYKKWKLVTGVSCGITGITLLLFLIILYRGNKLLETQKATNHQLEMFIRNYGTLAPKRFKFSEIKKMTNSFLEKLGQGGYGSVYKGKLHNGRLVAVKLLTGAHGDGEDFINEVASISKTSHVNIVTLLGFCIEGKKRALLYEFMPNGSLDKFLHGDGSNLDWNTLFQIAKGIARGLEYLHRGCNTRIVHFDIKPHNILLDEEFVPKISDFGLAKLCKTKESIVSVMGVRGTAGYMAPEVFCRSFGGASHKSDVYSYGMLVLDMAGARKYNNSSSTSSSEAYFPDWIYKQVGDEEEEELARKMMIVSLWCIQSDPSDRPSIDKVVDMLEGSFESLQVPTRRFESSPAWPFQDTPSSSAHSIT